A stretch of Carnobacteriaceae bacterium zg-C25 DNA encodes these proteins:
- the murQ gene encoding N-acetylmuramic acid 6-phosphate etherase yields the protein MDLSVLNTESNNPNTRNIDSVSTQEMLLKINAEDQTVAQVVQLQIPAIAQLIDAAYLAVRQGGRLIYIGAGTSGRLGVLDASECPPTYGVTHDLVQGIIAGGKDAMFKAKEGAEDSKEGAITDLKGIHLVKEDVVVGLAASGRTPYVVGALEYANEIGATTGSVSCVENAQVSKVATYPIEVVTGPEVVMGSTRMKAGTAQKLVLNMISSGLMIKLGKVYQNYMVDVQPTNQKLVVRAMNMIQTLAQVDEHTAQRLFELSGQNVKVAIVMALAQLTKQEAVELLLKSDDRVAVALKEVEG from the coding sequence ATAGATTTATCTGTATTAAATACAGAGAGCAACAATCCAAATACACGAAATATTGATTCGGTATCCACGCAGGAAATGTTGCTAAAAATAAATGCGGAGGACCAAACCGTTGCACAAGTTGTGCAATTACAAATTCCTGCAATTGCACAATTGATTGATGCAGCCTATTTAGCCGTTCGTCAAGGGGGACGACTAATCTATATTGGAGCTGGAACGTCAGGTCGTTTAGGTGTATTAGATGCTTCTGAATGCCCACCGACATATGGTGTAACGCATGACCTTGTACAAGGGATTATCGCTGGCGGAAAAGATGCGATGTTTAAAGCTAAAGAAGGCGCTGAAGATTCTAAAGAAGGTGCAATAACAGATTTAAAAGGAATCCATCTTGTAAAGGAAGATGTGGTTGTTGGTCTTGCTGCTAGTGGACGGACACCGTATGTTGTTGGTGCTTTAGAATACGCTAATGAAATTGGAGCAACTACAGGTAGTGTATCGTGTGTAGAAAATGCTCAAGTTTCCAAAGTTGCAACTTATCCAATTGAAGTTGTAACTGGACCAGAAGTGGTTATGGGTTCTACGCGTATGAAAGCGGGAACGGCACAAAAACTGGTGTTAAACATGATTTCTTCAGGATTGATGATTAAACTTGGAAAAGTGTATCAAAATTATATGGTGGATGTTCAACCAACTAATCAAAAATTAGTGGTTCGTGCCATGAATATGATACAAACATTAGCTCAAGTGGATGAACACACAGCGCAACGTCTATTTGAGTTAAGTGGACAAAATGTAAAAGTAGCTATTGTCATGGCACTTGCACAATTAACGAAGCAAGAAGCCGTTGAGTTATTACTCAAATCGGACGATCGCGTAGCAGTAGCGCTTAAAGAAGTGGAGGGATAG
- a CDS encoding PTS lactose/cellobiose transporter subunit IIA produces MEEMELAIFEIISNGGNAKALVYDAMQASEEGDFDKADELLKEADEFLRIAHLTQTRIIQQEAAGQKNEVTVLFVHAQDHLMTSIEVRSLAENVIRMNKRLVALEKRLG; encoded by the coding sequence ATGGAAGAAATGGAATTAGCCATTTTTGAAATTATTAGTAATGGCGGTAACGCTAAAGCGTTAGTTTATGATGCGATGCAAGCATCAGAAGAAGGCGACTTTGATAAAGCAGATGAATTGTTAAAAGAAGCGGATGAATTTTTACGAATTGCGCATTTAACGCAAACACGCATTATTCAACAAGAAGCAGCAGGACAAAAAAATGAAGTAACGGTTTTATTTGTTCATGCACAAGACCATTTAATGACATCAATTGAAGTGAGAAGTTTAGCCGAAAATGTGATTCGCATGAATAAACGACTTGTCGCATTAGAAAAAAGATTAGGGTAA
- a CDS encoding anhydro-N-acetylmuramic acid kinase: MGLGVGIMSGTSLDGIDVAIVEIEGVNEHTQVTLKAYESIEMPSHLKQKIKTQLIPETSRVDELCSLNFEITHAFADAVIETCQRHHIALDDIDFVASHGQTMYHQPVATDNLVVSTLQLGEPAVLSQRLKTTVISNLRPADMVVGGQGAPIVPYSEYILYKKDDRDVFLQNIGGIGNVTVLSKDGTMDDVIAFDTGPGNMIIDAFCQKFYGVSYDKNGNYGAQGKLHQPLLDELVAHEYLSLPFPKTTGREMFGQQYAEYLLAKYDNVSANDMIATVTYFTAYCIAYHVKQFLSDAPAELIVGGGGSYNHTLVGYIGELLSNVDVKIQEDIGFSSDAKEAIAMAIIGNQTLHHQPSNVPAATGAKKQVILGSVTYYQ, translated from the coding sequence ATGGGATTAGGTGTTGGGATTATGTCTGGAACATCTTTAGATGGCATTGATGTGGCGATTGTTGAGATTGAAGGGGTTAATGAACACACTCAAGTCACATTAAAAGCGTATGAATCAATTGAAATGCCTAGTCATTTAAAACAAAAAATTAAAACGCAGTTGATTCCAGAAACATCACGTGTTGATGAGTTGTGTAGTTTGAATTTTGAAATAACACATGCTTTTGCGGATGCGGTCATTGAAACGTGCCAAAGGCATCATATTGCATTAGACGACATTGATTTTGTCGCTTCGCATGGTCAAACGATGTATCATCAACCGGTAGCTACTGACAACTTGGTAGTTTCTACATTACAACTCGGCGAACCTGCCGTATTGTCACAACGATTAAAAACAACGGTAATTTCTAATTTACGACCAGCAGATATGGTAGTTGGTGGACAAGGAGCACCGATTGTACCGTATTCAGAATATATTTTATATAAAAAAGATGATAGAGATGTTTTTTTACAAAATATTGGTGGTATTGGAAATGTGACGGTACTTTCAAAAGATGGCACAATGGATGATGTGATTGCTTTTGATACTGGGCCGGGTAATATGATTATCGATGCATTTTGTCAAAAGTTTTATGGGGTGTCTTATGATAAAAATGGCAATTATGGTGCACAAGGTAAGTTACACCAACCGTTATTAGATGAGTTAGTAGCACATGAGTATTTGTCTCTACCGTTTCCAAAAACAACGGGTAGAGAAATGTTTGGTCAACAGTATGCTGAATATTTATTGGCTAAATATGATAACGTGAGTGCAAACGATATGATTGCAACCGTGACGTATTTTACAGCGTACTGTATTGCGTATCATGTTAAGCAATTTTTAAGTGATGCTCCTGCTGAATTGATTGTCGGTGGAGGTGGTAGTTATAATCATACATTAGTTGGTTACATTGGGGAGTTACTATCTAATGTAGATGTTAAAATTCAAGAAGATATTGGTTTTTCTTCTGATGCTAAAGAAGCTATCGCTATGGCAATCATTGGTAATCAGACATTACACCACCAACCAAGTAACGTACCGGCAGCAACAGGTGCAAAAAAACAAGTCATATTAGGTAGTGTGACATACTATCAGTAA
- a CDS encoding MurR/RpiR family transcriptional regulator, which produces MLKTDILRKLESVYDDLSKSQKSIARYILDHPKDIPSLTVIELAELANSSPASVIRLCQSLNVKSFTLLKVEIATALVNDKPVDLEFLYQENIETIKQKLLESSYQSMQDTLHYLTEDILSRANTVIEQSDILYVYGVGASYLTAENIAQKWTRVGKMAMGSNDHHLTATRLSAYKEKAALILVSNSGYTKEALNLLKIAKDNGVKTIALTQFGNNPLSQKADVSIQTVKTNESEYRSAATSSLHVQFITVDILFFYYMSFHYDEVISSVRKTRENIKRLNQ; this is translated from the coding sequence ATGTTAAAAACAGATATTTTAAGAAAATTAGAAAGTGTTTATGACGATTTATCAAAATCACAAAAATCTATCGCGCGATATATATTGGATCATCCAAAAGATATTCCAAGTTTAACGGTTATTGAGTTGGCGGAGTTGGCAAATTCTTCTCCGGCGTCTGTAATTCGTTTATGCCAAAGCTTAAATGTAAAAAGTTTTACGTTGTTAAAAGTAGAAATTGCAACGGCGTTGGTAAATGATAAACCGGTAGATTTAGAATTTTTATACCAAGAAAATATTGAAACGATTAAACAAAAACTGCTAGAAAGTTCGTATCAATCGATGCAAGATACGTTGCACTATTTAACAGAAGATATTCTCTCACGTGCGAATACGGTAATTGAACAATCGGATATTTTATATGTTTATGGTGTTGGTGCATCGTATTTAACGGCTGAAAATATTGCGCAAAAATGGACACGTGTTGGAAAAATGGCTATGGGAAGTAACGATCATCATTTAACGGCAACGCGTTTAAGTGCGTATAAAGAAAAAGCGGCATTAATTTTAGTTTCTAACTCTGGTTATACAAAAGAAGCGCTTAATTTATTGAAAATTGCAAAAGACAACGGTGTGAAAACAATCGCGTTGACGCAATTTGGGAATAATCCACTATCTCAAAAAGCGGATGTTTCCATTCAAACCGTTAAAACAAATGAGTCTGAATACCGTTCTGCAGCGACTTCATCATTACACGTTCAATTTATAACGGTAGATATTTTATTCTTTTACTACATGTCATTCCACTATGATGAAGTGATTTCAAGTGTTCGCAAAACAAGGGAAAATATTAAACGATTAAATCAATAA
- a CDS encoding PTS sugar transporter subunit IIB, with the protein MKILLVCSGGMSSAIVAKALQDAGQKAGLDITVTECGTQAFASEVANGYDAALVAPQIRHRYDVLSESAKAAGIPVALIQPTGYTPLGGPKLLTQVKELLGL; encoded by the coding sequence ATGAAAATCTTATTAGTTTGTTCAGGTGGTATGTCAAGCGCCATTGTTGCAAAAGCGTTACAAGACGCAGGGCAAAAAGCCGGTTTAGATATTACGGTAACAGAATGTGGAACGCAAGCCTTCGCTTCAGAAGTTGCTAATGGATATGATGCAGCATTAGTTGCGCCACAAATTAGACATCGTTATGATGTGTTGTCGGAGTCGGCTAAGGCAGCAGGTATACCCGTTGCGTTAATTCAACCGACTGGTTATACACCGTTAGGTGGTCCAAAATTATTAACGCAAGTTAAAGAATTATTAGGA